A genomic window from Tolypothrix sp. PCC 7910 includes:
- a CDS encoding YlqD family protein codes for MDASKPQQLLLKRVVNVKVIVTPLWKEEVQQQLQAQINQTDQQLQQLDIEGQRAITAIQKQSLQPPGPQTLQQIDNIQLQVNQKKSELLEQKNQFLQNLQQVQYLELDQEVNQFQMEGFFRIEPGDNLISKTQVEIVIRDGIVEEIRGDI; via the coding sequence ATGGATGCTTCCAAACCCCAACAATTGCTTCTGAAACGGGTCGTGAATGTCAAAGTCATTGTTACTCCTCTGTGGAAAGAGGAAGTACAACAGCAATTGCAAGCGCAGATCAACCAAACTGATCAGCAATTGCAGCAACTAGACATTGAAGGACAAAGAGCGATTACTGCCATTCAAAAGCAAAGTTTACAACCCCCAGGCCCCCAAACTCTGCAACAGATTGACAATATTCAGCTGCAAGTCAATCAAAAGAAAAGCGAACTGCTAGAACAGAAAAACCAATTCCTGCAAAATCTCCAGCAAGTGCAGTATTTGGAATTAGATCAGGAAGTCAACCAATTCCAAATGGAAGGCTTTTTCCGCATCGAACCAGGCGATAACCTAATCAGCAAAACCCAAGTTGAAATCGTGATTCGCGATGGCATTGTAGAAGAAATTCGGGGAGATATCTAA
- a CDS encoding long-chain fatty acid--CoA ligase, giving the protein MSKKQSAAIYLSNISEQERLALKRLQDYTNINAIPEIWPLAAKSFGNTVALHNPHAKPEVVITYTQLAEQIQKFAAGLQVLGVKAGDRLSLIADNSPRWFIADQGIMTAGAVDAVRSSQAEKEELLFIIANSGSTGLVLEDLKTLQKLRDRLNDLPVQFVILLSEEAAPEDSLKILNFSQVIEIGANNALQPVEYNQDNLATLIYTSGTTGKPKGVMLAHSNLIHQITTMGTVVQPHIGDVALSILPSWHSYERTVEYFLLSQGCTQIYTNLRAVKNDLKNRKPHFMVAVPRLWESIYEGAQKQFREQPANKQRLINFFFEKSDRYIKAKRIAEGVSLEHLESSAIERLTAKIQAAALFPLHALGERLVYGKVREATGGRIKQVISGGGALPKHIDMFFEIIGVEILQGYGLTETSPVTNVRRPWHNVRGSSGQTLPATETKIVDPETRKPLQIGERGLVLLKGPQIMQGYYQNPEATAKAIDAEGWFDSGDLGWLTPQNDLVLTGRAKDTIVLTNGENIEPQPIEDACLRSPYIDQIMLVGQDQRSLGALIVPNLEALVKWAETQNIDLSTPNEDVTASASQKIDLESKIIQELFRKELNREVQNRPGYRADDRIGPFKLIPEPFSIENGLMTQTLKIRRHVVIERYRDIVNAMFA; this is encoded by the coding sequence ATGTCAAAAAAACAATCTGCGGCAATTTATTTATCTAATATTAGTGAGCAAGAACGTTTAGCATTAAAGCGGTTACAAGATTACACCAATATCAATGCAATCCCAGAAATTTGGCCCTTAGCAGCCAAGTCATTTGGGAATACAGTGGCGCTGCACAACCCCCATGCGAAACCAGAGGTAGTGATTACTTACACTCAGTTAGCAGAACAAATTCAAAAATTTGCGGCTGGGTTACAGGTTTTAGGAGTCAAAGCAGGCGATCGCCTTTCGTTGATTGCTGATAATAGTCCCAGGTGGTTTATCGCCGATCAAGGAATTATGACGGCTGGCGCTGTGGATGCGGTGCGGAGTTCCCAAGCCGAAAAGGAAGAATTACTATTCATTATTGCTAATAGCGGTAGTACAGGGCTAGTACTAGAAGATTTAAAGACGCTGCAAAAATTGCGCGATCGCCTCAACGATTTACCCGTGCAATTCGTGATTTTGCTTTCCGAAGAAGCAGCACCAGAGGATAGCCTGAAAATCCTCAATTTTTCGCAAGTGATAGAAATTGGTGCTAACAATGCTTTGCAACCAGTTGAGTACAATCAAGACAACTTAGCAACACTCATTTATACTTCCGGTACTACAGGCAAACCCAAGGGTGTGATGCTGGCTCATAGCAATTTAATTCATCAAATCACAACTATGGGTACCGTAGTGCAGCCCCACATCGGTGATGTGGCTTTGAGTATTCTTCCGAGTTGGCATAGCTATGAAAGAACCGTAGAGTATTTCTTACTGTCTCAGGGTTGTACTCAAATTTATACTAACTTGCGTGCCGTCAAAAACGATTTAAAAAACCGCAAACCCCATTTTATGGTAGCTGTACCTCGCCTATGGGAATCAATTTATGAAGGAGCGCAAAAACAATTTCGCGAACAACCAGCTAATAAGCAACGCTTGATCAACTTTTTCTTTGAAAAGAGCGATCGCTATATTAAAGCCAAGCGTATTGCTGAGGGAGTTAGTTTAGAGCATCTCGAATCCTCAGCAATCGAGCGATTAACCGCTAAAATCCAAGCTGCGGCTTTATTTCCGCTCCATGCCTTGGGAGAACGGCTAGTTTATGGTAAAGTCCGGGAGGCAACAGGAGGGCGAATCAAGCAAGTTATTAGCGGTGGTGGCGCACTTCCCAAGCACATAGATATGTTTTTTGAAATTATTGGTGTAGAAATTTTGCAAGGCTATGGCTTAACCGAAACATCTCCTGTAACTAATGTGCGTCGCCCTTGGCATAATGTCCGCGGTTCATCCGGTCAGACATTACCCGCTACAGAAACTAAAATTGTAGATCCAGAGACTCGCAAACCTTTACAAATAGGTGAGCGAGGCTTGGTGTTATTGAAGGGGCCGCAAATTATGCAAGGCTATTACCAAAATCCCGAAGCAACAGCGAAAGCCATTGACGCTGAAGGTTGGTTTGATAGCGGCGATTTGGGTTGGTTAACACCACAAAATGACTTAGTGCTGACTGGCAGAGCAAAAGATACGATTGTCTTAACTAATGGGGAAAATATCGAGCCGCAGCCAATCGAAGACGCGTGTTTGCGATCGCCCTACATCGATCAGATTATGCTAGTTGGTCAAGATCAGCGTAGCCTTGGTGCATTGATTGTCCCCAATTTGGAAGCATTAGTAAAATGGGCAGAAACTCAAAATATCGATTTGAGTACACCAAATGAAGATGTTACCGCCTCAGCCAGTCAAAAAATAGACCTGGAGAGTAAAATAATCCAGGAATTATTTCGGAAGGAATTGAATCGGGAAGTGCAAAATCGTCCAGGCTATAGAGCAGATGACCGCATTGGCCCATTTAAGCTCATTCCAGAGCCGTTTTCTATTGAAAATGGTTTAATGACACAAACACTAAAAATCCGGCGACATGTCGTCATAGAACGCTATCGCGATATTGTTAACGCCATGTTTGCTTGA
- a CDS encoding ShlB/FhaC/HecB family hemolysin secretion/activation protein has protein sequence MSHKLNIYMYGLSNIRKNLIISEPRRTQSLQRNKIWRVGRVWPIFSFLIIGLVAPKSLAQTSTEPPIQDIDRQLEQPTPTTPTLPKLPNFEDLLQSPPANITTPETIPKDLAGTIQVTGFDVVGSTVFSQKELSAVTQEFINKPLTFAQLLEVADKVTELYTKGCQAEYKNTDLPCYVNSGAYIPADQTFKAAGGVVKIQVVEGSLESIDVQGTKRLNPNYVRSRLALGTNKPLNLKKLLQALQLLQLDPLIKNVSAELGNGVNPGASVLAVKVAEAKTFSVQVSLDNNRTPGIGSFQRQIQLNQANLLGLGDGLSIGYANTAGSNSVDLSYKLPINPRNGTLQFNYSYASSNVIEKPFDFLDIEGTSQEYGVSFRQPLIQTPTTEFAVGISATHRDSDVGFLESQLGERLPFPSSGADTNGQTKVTILRLFQDWTQRSSEQVLAARSQFSFGIDALGATINQDAPDGRFFAWRGQAQWVQLLAPETLFLIRTDLQLADRPMLASEQIGLGGVATVRGYRQDQILADNGFVATAELRYPVLRVPKVNGLLQVTPFLDFGTAWNISQPGRTTLNPDTIASTGIGLLWQQSNLTARLDWGIPLGINIPNKNTWQENGLYFSIIYTQPF, from the coding sequence ATGAGTCACAAATTAAATATTTATATGTATGGATTATCTAATATCAGGAAAAATTTAATAATTAGCGAACCACGGAGAACACAGAGTTTGCAGAGAAATAAAATTTGGAGAGTGGGTAGAGTTTGGCCGATATTCAGCTTTTTAATTATAGGGTTAGTTGCTCCTAAATCATTAGCGCAAACTTCTACTGAACCACCAATACAAGATATTGACCGTCAATTAGAACAACCTACGCCGACAACGCCAACATTACCAAAGCTACCGAATTTTGAGGATTTATTACAATCTCCACCTGCTAATATTACTACGCCGGAGACAATTCCTAAAGATTTAGCGGGGACAATTCAAGTAACTGGGTTTGATGTTGTTGGGAGTACTGTGTTTAGTCAGAAAGAATTAAGCGCAGTCACTCAAGAATTTATCAATAAACCTCTCACCTTTGCTCAACTATTAGAGGTGGCTGATAAAGTTACGGAACTTTATACAAAAGGTTGTCAAGCTGAATATAAAAACACTGATTTACCTTGTTATGTTAACTCTGGTGCGTACATCCCCGCTGACCAAACTTTTAAAGCAGCGGGTGGGGTAGTCAAAATTCAGGTTGTAGAAGGTAGTTTAGAAAGTATTGATGTCCAGGGGACAAAACGGCTTAATCCTAATTATGTGAGGAGTCGTTTAGCTTTAGGAACAAATAAGCCTTTAAATTTAAAGAAGTTGCTGCAAGCTTTGCAACTATTACAGTTAGATCCACTGATTAAAAATGTCTCTGCGGAACTGGGAAATGGGGTAAATCCTGGTGCTTCGGTGTTAGCTGTAAAAGTCGCCGAAGCAAAAACATTTAGCGTACAAGTTAGTTTAGATAATAATCGTACTCCTGGTATCGGGAGTTTTCAGCGACAAATTCAACTTAATCAAGCAAATCTTTTGGGATTGGGAGATGGGTTAAGTATTGGATATGCGAATACTGCTGGTAGTAATAGTGTAGATTTAAGTTATAAATTGCCGATTAATCCCCGCAATGGGACTTTGCAGTTTAATTATAGCTATGCATCTAGTAATGTCATTGAAAAACCTTTTGATTTTTTAGATATTGAGGGAACTTCTCAAGAGTATGGTGTTAGTTTCCGCCAACCACTAATCCAAACTCCCACGACAGAATTTGCAGTAGGAATTAGTGCGACTCATCGAGATAGTGATGTTGGCTTTTTAGAATCGCAATTAGGCGAAAGGCTACCTTTTCCTTCCTCTGGTGCTGATACCAATGGTCAGACAAAAGTGACTATCTTAAGATTATTTCAAGATTGGACTCAGCGCAGTAGCGAACAAGTATTAGCGGCGCGTTCTCAATTTAGTTTTGGTATTGATGCTTTAGGTGCCACAATTAATCAAGATGCACCAGATGGTCGATTTTTTGCCTGGCGAGGACAGGCGCAGTGGGTGCAATTATTAGCGCCAGAAACTCTATTTTTAATACGTACAGATTTGCAATTAGCTGATAGACCAATGTTAGCTTCCGAACAAATTGGTTTGGGAGGAGTTGCAACTGTGCGCGGTTATCGTCAAGACCAAATATTAGCTGATAATGGCTTTGTTGCAACTGCGGAATTACGTTATCCGGTGTTGAGAGTTCCTAAGGTAAATGGATTATTACAAGTTACTCCATTTCTAGATTTTGGTACAGCTTGGAATATTTCACAACCTGGGAGAACTACCCTTAATCCCGATACTATCGCATCAACTGGTATCGGGTTATTGTGGCAACAAAGTAATTTAACCGCGCGTTTAGATTGGGGTATTCCTCTGGGGATTAATATTCCTAATAAAAATACTTGGCAAGAGAACGGTCTTTATTTTTCGATTATCTATACGCAACCATTTTAG
- a CDS encoding CHAT domain-containing protein, translating into MSIFLLLTALSLGKYPHVFNQVTPIAAIINPQVSANQTTNTQSLLEKGLTLYQKEQYSPALQIFQQAYAAFQGKGEKLNQALVLNYLSLTYQQLGQLTDAEKSSAESLEILQNKSDSKDYLSILAQALNTQGQLQLAKGETEKALSSWQTATATYNKIGDEAGKIGSKINQAQALQTLGLYRRATTTLEEIKLSLDKQPDSLLKVTGLLSLGNTLRVVGDVTQSRQILAQSCEIQAKRSHSENFCNPQTTTPVQPTPESERLAEILLSLGNTAQAQQNTQEAIQFYQRAASLSQQQTTQLQAQLNQLNLLTQSSATPEIQQQILALVNTLPAKLETLPPSRSSAFARINFAQTLLKLAKSGLLPKSEITSQDNCTSGDSLCTAAKIVATGYQQAQILADVRSQSYALGTLGSLYEHTQQWNQAQIFTQQALKLALGIQAIDIAYRWQWQLGRILSATGNPQNNQPGAIAAYDQAVKNLKSIRRDLVSVNRDAQFSFRDEVEPVYREYVSLLLPKTGEPSADNLDKARKVIESLQLAELDNFFRQACLDSKPVQIDDIDQQRQTAVIYPVILSDRVATIVSLPNQQKNKSLKLHTVVIPKNTFETTVKELHKKIFAVSAHEFIRTSQQVYDWLIRPIETDLQNSGVKNLVFVLDGSLQSIPISALYDGQKKQYLIQKQYNIAITPGLELLPPQPLAKKQLQALVGGLSEARDEFPALPGVKYELSQIKNIFSTSGNFLDQNFTPKTIEQAIKSFSGGILHLATHGKFSSNAEDTFILTWNTRLNVRDFSSVLKSHETSKQGVIDLLILSACETAAGDNRAALGIAGIAVQSGARSTLATLWSVNDEATAALMIQFYKEIGQNQKKAEALRNAQLFLLSGELNPRFKHPYYWAPFVLVGNWQ; encoded by the coding sequence ATGTCTATATTTTTATTGTTAACGGCTTTATCTCTGGGCAAATATCCTCATGTATTTAATCAAGTTACACCAATAGCCGCAATTATTAATCCCCAAGTATCGGCTAATCAAACTACAAATACTCAATCACTATTAGAGAAAGGTTTAACTTTATATCAAAAAGAGCAATATTCGCCAGCATTGCAGATTTTTCAACAGGCGTATGCGGCTTTTCAAGGGAAAGGAGAGAAACTGAATCAAGCGCTGGTATTAAATTATCTTTCTTTAACTTATCAACAGTTGGGACAGTTAACTGATGCGGAAAAATCTAGCGCCGAGAGTTTAGAAATATTACAAAATAAAAGTGATAGTAAAGATTATTTATCTATCCTGGCTCAAGCACTCAATACTCAAGGGCAACTACAATTAGCAAAAGGAGAAACTGAAAAAGCTTTGAGTAGTTGGCAAACAGCAACAGCTACTTACAATAAAATTGGCGATGAGGCAGGGAAAATTGGGAGTAAGATTAATCAAGCCCAAGCATTGCAAACATTAGGACTTTACCGTCGCGCTACAACTACTTTAGAAGAAATTAAGCTGAGTTTAGATAAACAACCAGATTCTTTGTTAAAGGTAACAGGTTTGCTGAGTCTGGGTAATACTTTGCGGGTAGTGGGAGATGTGACTCAATCTCGCCAGATATTAGCACAAAGTTGTGAGATTCAAGCCAAGCGATCGCACTCGGAAAATTTCTGTAATCCGCAAACTACCACGCCAGTACAGCCAACCCCCGAATCTGAACGCCTTGCAGAAATCCTCCTCAGTTTGGGGAATACAGCGCAAGCACAGCAAAATACTCAAGAAGCCATACAGTTCTATCAACGCGCTGCTAGTCTTTCTCAGCAGCAGACTACCCAGCTACAAGCACAATTAAATCAATTAAATCTATTAACTCAATCTTCAGCCACACCAGAAATTCAACAGCAAATTCTCGCTTTAGTGAACACTTTACCTGCAAAACTGGAGACTTTACCACCCAGCCGCAGTAGTGCGTTTGCGCGGATTAACTTTGCTCAAACGCTGCTGAAACTAGCCAAAAGCGGATTGTTACCCAAGAGTGAAATCACTAGCCAAGATAACTGTACCTCCGGGGATTCCCTCTGTACCGCCGCCAAAATTGTCGCTACAGGATATCAGCAAGCCCAAATTTTAGCAGATGTGCGATCGCAATCTTACGCTTTGGGTACTTTGGGTAGTTTGTACGAACACACCCAGCAATGGAACCAAGCGCAAATCTTCACCCAGCAAGCGCTAAAATTAGCTTTAGGTATACAAGCCATAGATATTGCTTATCGTTGGCAATGGCAATTAGGACGGATTCTCAGCGCTACTGGTAACCCTCAAAATAATCAACCAGGTGCAATTGCAGCTTACGATCAAGCTGTGAAGAACTTAAAATCTATCCGGCGCGATTTAGTTAGCGTCAATCGCGACGCGCAATTTTCCTTCCGGGATGAAGTAGAACCAGTTTACCGCGAGTATGTGAGTTTGCTCTTGCCCAAAACCGGGGAACCCAGCGCCGATAACCTCGATAAAGCCAGAAAAGTCATCGAATCCTTACAGCTAGCAGAACTAGATAACTTTTTCCGCCAAGCTTGTTTAGACAGCAAACCCGTACAGATAGATGACATCGATCAGCAACGACAAACCGCCGTCATCTATCCAGTAATTTTAAGCGATCGCGTCGCTACTATCGTCTCGCTACCAAATCAGCAAAAAAACAAGTCTCTGAAATTGCATACAGTTGTTATCCCCAAAAATACATTTGAAACTACAGTTAAAGAACTACATAAAAAAATCTTTGCTGTCAGCGCACATGAATTTATCCGCACATCACAACAAGTATATGATTGGTTGATTAGACCTATCGAAACAGATTTACAAAATAGTGGTGTCAAAAATCTCGTATTTGTCTTAGATGGAAGCTTGCAAAGTATTCCCATCTCTGCACTTTATGATGGACAGAAAAAGCAATATTTAATTCAGAAACAATATAACATTGCGATTACACCAGGTTTAGAATTATTACCTCCACAACCTTTAGCCAAAAAACAATTACAAGCACTAGTTGGGGGACTGAGTGAAGCACGTGACGAATTTCCCGCATTACCTGGTGTGAAATATGAACTTTCTCAAATCAAAAATATATTTTCCACATCAGGAAATTTTCTCGATCAAAATTTTACGCCAAAAACAATTGAACAAGCAATTAAATCTTTTTCTGGTGGCATATTACATCTAGCTACTCATGGAAAATTTAGTTCTAACGCAGAAGATACATTCATTTTGACTTGGAATACCAGACTCAATGTTAGAGACTTCAGTTCTGTATTGAAATCTCATGAGACAAGCAAACAAGGCGTAATTGATTTACTCATCCTCAGTGCTTGTGAAACTGCGGCTGGCGATAACCGCGCCGCCTTAGGAATAGCTGGAATTGCCGTACAATCAGGAGCACGCAGTACATTAGCAACTCTTTGGAGTGTAAATGATGAAGCGACAGCAGCTTTAATGATTCAGTTTTATAAAGAGATAGGTCAAAATCAAAAAAAAGCCGAAGCGTTGCGTAATGCTCAATTATTTCTACTTTCAGGCGAGTTAAATCCTCGATTTAAGCATCCCTATTATTGGGCACCTTTTGTATTGGTGGGTAATTGGCAATAA
- a CDS encoding histidine phosphatase family protein: MTLNLYLLRHGETTFSQSGNFCGETDAELTAEGIQMAESFADVYQKLKWEAVYASPMKRTIATAKPFCDAIGMDMQLRDGLREGSYGEWETKSKSFVQENYAQNYIKWLTEPAWNAPIGGETAVDIANRAMPVIAEIQEKHPEGNVLVVAHKATIRILLCSLLGIDLGRYRYRVNILVASVSMVKFDVNGPLLEILGDRHHIPDHLRSRAGT, from the coding sequence ATGACACTCAATTTATATTTACTGCGACATGGAGAAACTACTTTTAGTCAGAGTGGTAATTTCTGCGGTGAGACTGATGCGGAGTTGACTGCAGAAGGAATACAGATGGCGGAGAGTTTCGCCGATGTTTATCAAAAATTGAAGTGGGAAGCAGTTTATGCTAGCCCAATGAAACGCACAATAGCAACTGCCAAGCCATTTTGTGATGCTATTGGTATGGATATGCAGTTACGTGACGGACTTAGAGAAGGTAGTTACGGCGAATGGGAAACTAAAAGTAAATCGTTTGTCCAAGAGAATTACGCCCAAAACTATATCAAATGGCTAACAGAACCCGCTTGGAATGCGCCCATTGGTGGAGAAACAGCGGTAGATATTGCTAACCGTGCTATGCCTGTAATTGCTGAGATTCAAGAAAAACATCCCGAAGGTAATGTTTTAGTAGTTGCCCATAAAGCCACAATTCGGATTCTACTTTGCAGTTTACTAGGGATTGATTTAGGACGCTATCGCTACCGGGTGAATATTTTAGTTGCGTCAGTAAGTATGGTGAAATTTGATGTTAATGGGCCTTTATTAGAAATATTAGGCGATCGCCATCATATACCCGATCATCTTCGCTCTCGCGCGGGAACATAA
- a CDS encoding threo-3-hydroxy-L-aspartate ammonia-lyase: MQKDNSVTINDVQAAQKRLLGIAHLTPVLTSTTVNERTHSQVFFKCENFQRTGAFKFRGAYNALAQLSEAQKHKGVLTFSSGNHAQAIALSGKLLNIPATIVMPDDAPAVKQTATKGYGAEVILYNRHTTNREELAQNLASDRNLTLIPPYDHPHIIAGQGTAALELIQEVGELDLLLVPCGGGGLISGCAIAAKALSPNCRVIGVEPELADDATRSFHSKTLQTVTNPNTIADGARTPYLGKLTFPLVLNYVDDMVTVSESAIINTMLFIWERLKIVVEPTGVLAAAALLAGVVKAPGAKIGVIISGGNVDLGEWGLGNSGPPLGIRGNGDWGRGNG; the protein is encoded by the coding sequence ATGCAAAAGGATAATTCTGTCACTATCAATGACGTACAAGCAGCCCAAAAACGTCTTTTGGGTATTGCTCATTTAACACCTGTGCTAACTTCAACAACAGTGAATGAACGCACTCACAGCCAGGTGTTTTTTAAATGCGAAAATTTTCAACGCACAGGCGCGTTTAAATTTCGGGGTGCGTACAATGCATTAGCACAGCTATCGGAAGCGCAAAAACATAAAGGCGTTCTCACATTTTCATCGGGAAATCATGCCCAAGCGATCGCACTTTCGGGAAAATTACTCAATATTCCTGCAACTATTGTCATGCCTGATGATGCGCCCGCAGTCAAGCAAACTGCTACAAAGGGTTATGGCGCTGAGGTAATTCTGTATAATCGCCACACAACGAACCGGGAAGAACTAGCCCAAAATTTAGCAAGCGATCGCAATCTTACCCTCATTCCCCCTTACGATCATCCGCACATCATCGCGGGACAGGGAACAGCAGCTTTAGAACTGATACAAGAGGTAGGCGAACTAGATTTATTACTAGTTCCTTGTGGTGGTGGCGGCTTAATTTCTGGTTGTGCGATCGCAGCTAAAGCACTTTCACCAAACTGTCGGGTGATTGGTGTAGAACCAGAACTAGCCGATGACGCTACCCGTTCCTTTCACAGCAAAACTCTGCAAACTGTCACTAATCCTAATACAATTGCCGATGGCGCTCGTACTCCTTACTTGGGGAAACTCACCTTCCCCTTAGTGCTGAATTATGTTGATGATATGGTGACAGTTTCAGAATCAGCAATTATCAATACGATGTTGTTCATTTGGGAACGCTTGAAAATTGTTGTTGAACCCACAGGAGTACTAGCAGCAGCCGCTTTATTAGCTGGTGTAGTGAAAGCACCAGGCGCGAAAATTGGCGTAATTATTAGTGGTGGGAATGTGGATTTAGGGGAATGGGGACTGGGGAACTCGGGGCCCCCTCTGGGGATAAGGGGTAATGGGGACTGGGGAAGGGGTAATGGGTAA